A genomic segment from Desmospora profundinema encodes:
- the rimM gene encoding ribosome maturation factor RimM (Essential for efficient processing of 16S rRNA), which produces MGRPEWLVVGHIAGTHGIRGEVRVISRTDYPEVRFAPGSQLLLSQENKEEMLPLTVERSRPHKKGYILQFRDWTDINQSESLKGGTLVVDPEEAVDGGDDEFYFHEILGCEVFTTDGNRVGIITDILQPGANDVWVVRPPEGGRDWLIPYIDDVVQDVDVSAKRVVIHWMEGLEDSR; this is translated from the coding sequence ATGGGTCGGCCTGAATGGCTCGTCGTCGGCCACATCGCCGGTACTCACGGCATCCGGGGGGAGGTTCGCGTCATTTCCCGAACCGATTATCCTGAGGTGCGGTTTGCGCCGGGATCCCAGCTCCTGCTGTCCCAGGAAAACAAGGAAGAGATGCTCCCTTTGACTGTGGAGCGTTCCCGTCCACATAAAAAAGGGTATATTCTTCAGTTCCGCGATTGGACGGATATCAACCAGTCAGAATCCCTCAAAGGAGGGACCTTGGTGGTGGATCCGGAGGAAGCCGTGGACGGTGGGGACGACGAGTTTTATTTCCATGAGATTCTGGGATGTGAGGTTTTCACCACGGATGGTAACCGGGTGGGAATCATCACCGATATCCTGCAGCCGGGGGCCAACGACGTCTGGGTGGTTCGCCCGCCGGAAGGCGGTCGCGATTGGTTGATTCCCTACATCGATGATGTCGTACAGGATGTGGATGTGTCTGCCAAACGCGTGGTGATTCATTGGATGGAAGGGCTGGAGGATTCGAGGTGA
- the rplS gene encoding 50S ribosomal protein L19, which yields MNPMVRELGEEQLRNDIPRFRAGDTVRVHVKVVEGQRERIQVFEGVVIQRRGGGISETFTVRKISYGVGVERTFPLHSPRIDKIEVMRRGKVRRAKLFYLRKLRGKAARIKEIH from the coding sequence ATGAACCCTATGGTACGTGAATTGGGTGAAGAGCAACTGCGGAATGACATTCCCCGGTTTCGCGCCGGTGACACCGTCCGTGTGCACGTAAAGGTCGTCGAAGGCCAACGGGAACGGATCCAGGTCTTTGAAGGCGTGGTGATCCAACGTCGCGGCGGTGGGATCTCCGAAACGTTCACGGTTCGCAAGATCTCCTACGGGGTCGGCGTGGAACGGACCTTCCCGCTGCACTCCCCGCGAATCGATAAAATCGAAGTGATGCGCCGCGGGAAAGTCCGCCGTGCTAAACTCTTCTATCTCCGCAAGCTGCGTGGGAAAGCTGCCCGCATCAAGGAGATTCACTAA
- a CDS encoding KH domain-containing protein gives MKQLIEVIAKALVDHPEQVQVRERQEEKTIVFELSVAPEDMGKVIGKQGRIAKALRTVVGAAAVKEEKRVHVEIV, from the coding sequence GTGAAACAGCTGATCGAGGTGATTGCCAAAGCCTTGGTCGATCACCCGGAACAAGTTCAGGTTCGGGAGCGGCAGGAGGAAAAAACGATCGTGTTTGAACTTTCCGTCGCTCCGGAGGATATGGGTAAAGTGATTGGCAAGCAAGGGCGGATTGCCAAGGCGCTCCGGACGGTTGTCGGAGCGGCTGCGGTCAAAGAGGAAAAGCGCGTCCACGTGGAGATCGTTTGA
- a CDS encoding putative DNA-binding protein → MLEKTTRINLLYDFYEPMLTEKQRTVLELYYHEDWSLGEIADHLSISRQAVYEAVKRSQSALEEWESMLQLAEKHQRRTELLKSVRAAIAGTPVEKEVTHLLKQLAELE, encoded by the coding sequence GTGTTGGAGAAAACAACCCGGATCAACCTGTTGTATGACTTCTACGAGCCGATGCTGACGGAGAAGCAGCGGACGGTCCTGGAGCTGTATTACCATGAGGATTGGTCCCTGGGTGAGATTGCGGATCACCTCTCGATTTCCCGACAGGCGGTGTATGAAGCGGTCAAACGTTCCCAATCCGCCCTGGAGGAGTGGGAATCCATGCTCCAACTGGCGGAAAAGCATCAGCGCCGCACGGAGCTTCTGAAGTCGGTTCGGGCGGCGATCGCCGGTACACCAGTGGAAAAAGAGGTTACACACCTGCTGAAGCAGTTGGCGGAGCTGGAATAA
- the trmD gene encoding tRNA (guanosine(37)-N1)-methyltransferase TrmD, producing MRFDVLTLFPEMFEGFFSSSIMKRAMDQRLVEASLVNFRDYSTDKHRMVDDTPYGGGGGMVLKPEPLFRAVEALTEETQVRPPVLMMSPQGTPFTQKKAEALSRHSRLILLCGHYEGFDERIRRHLVDEEISIGDYVLTGGELAAMVVMDSIIRLVPGVLGNAGSAEEDSFSTGLLEYPQYTRPADFRGWKVPDVLLSGHHAQIARWRRQQSLERTLERRPDLLEHAPLTDEERAWLKQRKSDS from the coding sequence GTGCGGTTTGACGTATTGACACTGTTTCCCGAGATGTTTGAGGGTTTTTTCTCCTCCAGCATCATGAAACGGGCTATGGATCAAAGACTGGTTGAAGCATCGCTTGTCAACTTTCGGGATTACAGTACGGATAAGCACCGAATGGTGGACGACACACCATACGGCGGCGGCGGTGGCATGGTTCTGAAGCCGGAGCCTCTATTTCGGGCGGTGGAAGCCCTGACAGAGGAGACGCAAGTCCGGCCTCCCGTCCTGATGATGAGTCCCCAAGGAACACCCTTCACGCAAAAAAAAGCGGAAGCGTTGTCCCGTCATTCCCGGTTGATCCTCCTTTGCGGTCACTATGAGGGCTTTGATGAACGGATTCGCCGACACCTAGTGGACGAAGAGATCTCGATCGGGGATTACGTCCTTACCGGAGGGGAGCTTGCGGCCATGGTGGTGATGGACAGCATCATCCGTCTGGTTCCCGGAGTGCTGGGAAATGCGGGATCGGCAGAAGAGGATTCTTTTTCCACTGGACTTCTCGAATATCCTCAGTATACCCGACCTGCCGATTTTCGGGGTTGGAAGGTACCGGATGTGCTTCTGTCCGGCCACCACGCCCAGATTGCACGCTGGCGCCGGCAGCAATCACTGGAACGGACCCTGGAACGTCGTCCGGATCTGTTGGAACACGCCCCCCTGACCGATGAGGAGCGCGCCTGGTTAAAACAGCGGAAATCCGACTCTTAA
- a CDS encoding carbohydrate-binding protein: MGMKWTSFQRGMVLTLVLTLLLGMIPLQASAAEQWQPKVAYSKGDRVTYQGSLYECLQAHTSQDGWEPDRVPALWKAVEGSPEEDQEAPSRPTGLTVTTKTDTSVSLSWNPSRDNVGVTGYDIDRDGVRAGTTTGTSYRVTGLQPDTTYTFTVKAKDAAGNESEASEAVRVKTEPGGEIRNGKLLIGYWHNFDNGSSVIRLRDVSPRYDVIHVAFAEPTGRVPGEMGFTPFNATTEEFKADVEYLKSRGKKVVISIGGANAHVRLENSAQREQFVRSMTEIIQTYGFSGMDIDLEGSSLSLDGGDTDFRNPTTPAITHMIAAVQSIRSRFGSDFVLTMAPETAYVQGGYSAYGGPWGAYLPVIHALRNELTFIHVQHYNSGPMTALDGRVYSQGTADFQVAMAEMLLHGFPVAHNPNQIFPPLREDQVAFGLPATASAAPSGGYLASAEIEKALRYLAKGESFGGSYRLQKPGGYPAFRGVMTWSINWDRASRDAFSSSVRRYLDGL; encoded by the coding sequence ATGGGGATGAAATGGACAAGCTTCCAACGGGGAATGGTGCTTACGTTGGTTTTAACGCTGCTATTGGGGATGATTCCGCTTCAGGCCAGTGCTGCCGAGCAATGGCAACCGAAAGTGGCCTACAGCAAAGGGGATCGGGTTACTTACCAGGGCAGTCTCTATGAATGCCTCCAGGCTCATACTTCACAGGATGGATGGGAGCCGGATCGCGTTCCGGCGTTGTGGAAGGCGGTGGAGGGATCGCCTGAAGAGGATCAAGAGGCACCCAGTAGGCCGACGGGCTTAACCGTCACGACCAAGACAGATACGAGTGTGAGTCTGAGCTGGAATCCGTCACGGGACAACGTGGGCGTGACCGGATACGACATCGATCGGGACGGTGTTCGGGCGGGGACAACGACGGGCACTTCATACCGGGTGACGGGTTTGCAGCCGGATACGACTTACACCTTTACCGTCAAAGCGAAGGATGCCGCCGGAAATGAGTCGGAAGCAAGCGAGGCGGTGCGGGTGAAGACGGAGCCTGGCGGGGAGATTCGCAACGGCAAACTGCTTATCGGGTATTGGCACAATTTTGACAATGGATCCAGCGTCATTCGCCTGCGGGATGTTTCGCCCCGGTATGACGTCATTCATGTCGCGTTTGCGGAACCGACCGGCCGCGTTCCAGGGGAGATGGGTTTCACCCCTTTTAATGCGACCACGGAGGAATTTAAAGCGGATGTGGAATATCTCAAAAGCCGAGGCAAAAAAGTAGTGATCTCGATCGGCGGGGCCAACGCCCATGTCCGGTTGGAAAACAGCGCACAGCGAGAGCAATTTGTCCGTTCCATGACGGAGATCATCCAAACGTATGGGTTTTCCGGAATGGACATCGACCTGGAGGGAAGTTCGCTGTCCCTGGACGGTGGAGACACGGATTTTCGCAACCCGACCACGCCTGCCATCACCCATATGATTGCCGCCGTTCAATCGATTCGCAGCCGGTTTGGATCCGACTTCGTTTTGACGATGGCCCCGGAAACGGCATATGTCCAAGGGGGGTACAGCGCCTATGGCGGTCCTTGGGGAGCGTATCTGCCCGTGATTCACGCCTTGCGAAACGAGCTGACGTTCATCCATGTACAACATTACAATTCCGGACCGATGACCGCATTGGACGGCCGTGTTTATTCCCAGGGAACCGCCGATTTCCAAGTGGCGATGGCGGAGATGTTGTTGCATGGTTTCCCGGTGGCCCATAACCCCAATCAAATCTTTCCGCCTCTACGGGAAGACCAGGTGGCGTTCGGTCTGCCGGCCACTGCTTCTGCAGCGCCTTCAGGGGGATACTTGGCATCGGCGGAGATCGAAAAGGCGCTTCGCTATTTGGCCAAAGGAGAATCCTTCGGAGGGAGTTACCGTCTGCAAAAGCCGGGTGGTTATCCGGCTTTCCGAGGGGTGATGACATGGTCCATCAACTGGGATCGGGCGTCGAGGGATGCCTTCTCTTCCTCTGTCCGCCGCTACCTGGATGGGTTGTAA
- a CDS encoding ribonuclease HII yields the protein MKGTVREIAERLERGELPDGGLDILKQDPRAGVRRLVQVYQRREERQREEERRIRQMWQFERTYRGRGCRFIAGLDEAGRGPLAGPVVAAAVILPEDFDATGLNDSKKLTVEERLTLRRRIQEKALSVAVGMVDHHYIDKHNILQATYEAMRRALAGLDPVPDQLLTDAVRIPGVSIPQEPIVKGDALSHSIAAASIVAKTERDAWMLREGARYPEYGFERHMGYGTPDHLTALDRWGPCPIHRRSFAPVGERIGVKPEGGR from the coding sequence GTGAAGGGAACGGTCCGTGAAATCGCGGAACGCCTGGAACGCGGGGAGTTACCGGATGGCGGGTTGGATATCCTGAAGCAGGATCCCCGGGCAGGGGTTCGTCGGCTGGTTCAGGTTTACCAACGGCGTGAGGAACGACAGCGAGAAGAGGAACGCCGGATCCGGCAGATGTGGCAGTTTGAACGTACATACCGAGGGAGGGGTTGCCGCTTTATCGCCGGGCTGGACGAAGCCGGGCGTGGCCCGCTGGCCGGACCGGTGGTGGCAGCGGCTGTCATCCTGCCTGAAGATTTTGACGCGACCGGCCTGAACGACTCAAAAAAACTGACGGTGGAAGAACGGTTAACTTTACGCCGGCGGATCCAGGAGAAGGCCCTGTCGGTGGCGGTCGGCATGGTGGACCACCACTACATTGATAAGCACAATATCCTGCAAGCCACCTATGAAGCGATGCGGCGGGCTTTGGCCGGTCTGGACCCGGTTCCCGATCAACTGCTTACGGATGCCGTCCGGATTCCGGGTGTCTCCATACCCCAGGAACCCATTGTCAAAGGGGACGCCCTCAGCCATTCCATCGCAGCTGCTTCCATTGTAGCCAAGACGGAGCGGGACGCTTGGATGCTGCGGGAGGGTGCCCGCTACCCTGAGTACGGATTTGAACGCCACATGGGGTACGGCACACCGGATCATCTGACTGCCCTGGATCGGTGGGGGCCTTGCCCGATTCACCGCAGGAGTTTTGCTCCGGTGGGAGAGCGGATCGGCGTGAAGCCGGAAGGAGGAAGGTGA
- a CDS encoding YraN family protein has translation MADRRKVTGRIGEVYAVRRLTRLGWRILETNWRTRLGELDIIARDGDGTLVVVEVRTTRSRRFGYGFQSVDFRKQRQVRKLALHYIQTRGWEGEPVRIDVISVLLSPQNQPIQMDHLRGAF, from the coding sequence ATGGCCGACCGTCGCAAGGTAACGGGTCGCATCGGCGAAGTCTATGCTGTTCGCAGACTTACGCGACTAGGCTGGCGAATTTTGGAGACCAACTGGCGAACCCGATTGGGGGAACTGGATATCATTGCCCGGGATGGGGACGGAACACTGGTGGTGGTGGAAGTGCGCACCACCCGGAGTCGCCGTTTCGGGTACGGTTTTCAATCGGTTGATTTCAGAAAACAGCGTCAAGTCAGGAAATTGGCTCTCCACTATATCCAAACACGGGGGTGGGAGGGAGAACCGGTGCGGATCGACGTGATCTCGGTCCTGTTATCTCCCCAGAACCAACCGATACAGATGGATCATTTGCGGGGAGCTTTTTAA
- a CDS encoding MBL fold metallo-hydrolase has translation MSHDWYQIEQIDPRTYTIHEADYREKTNQYLLIGKERALLFDSGSGKRGIRSIVRELTDLPVTLFGSHVHYDHIGNHHEFDHIAMADLPINHMQMSEDQFVPRWSMRLTPKRHRFRISEWWPIGETIDLGDRPVEWVHLPGHSEDSVGLIDRRHGLLLVGDLLYQGPLIAFWPTASVSDYLKSAASLSKRYDGERILGGHFPEPVQPDQLSSLVEACEKALDDSRKKRWIPPLSKFQYQETTLYISRSAYLRSSCST, from the coding sequence ATGTCCCACGATTGGTACCAAATCGAGCAAATCGATCCTCGTACGTATACCATCCATGAAGCCGACTATCGAGAAAAGACCAATCAATATCTCCTGATTGGAAAAGAGCGTGCCCTTCTGTTTGATTCAGGCTCAGGCAAGAGGGGAATCCGATCCATCGTCCGGGAGCTGACGGATCTGCCGGTCACGTTGTTCGGCTCTCACGTTCATTATGATCATATTGGGAACCACCATGAATTTGATCACATCGCGATGGCCGATCTGCCGATTAATCATATGCAAATGTCGGAGGATCAGTTTGTACCCCGGTGGAGCATGCGATTAACTCCAAAACGCCATCGCTTCCGGATCTCAGAGTGGTGGCCGATTGGAGAAACGATCGATCTGGGGGATAGACCCGTCGAGTGGGTTCACTTGCCCGGCCACTCGGAAGACTCAGTCGGTCTGATCGACCGCCGACATGGGCTTCTATTGGTGGGGGATTTATTGTATCAGGGACCGTTAATCGCTTTTTGGCCTACCGCCAGCGTTTCAGATTATTTGAAAAGTGCGGCCTCCTTATCCAAACGTTATGATGGAGAAAGGATTCTGGGGGGACACTTTCCTGAACCGGTTCAGCCGGACCAATTATCCTCCCTGGTGGAAGCCTGTGAAAAAGCCTTGGATGACAGCAGGAAAAAACGCTGGATCCCCCCGTTGTCCAAGTTTCAATACCAAGAAACCACGCTTTATATCAGCCGGTCGGCCTATTTGCGATCCAGCTGCTCTACATAA
- a CDS encoding chitinase yields MGAKRTSPPRKMARKTVVFALVFTLLLGMIPLQVSAGATWQPGVAYSKGDRVTYQGSLYECLQAHTSQDGWEPDRVPALWKAVDGTPGEDREAPSRPTGLTVTAKTDTSVSLSWNPSRDNVGVTGYDIDRDDVRAGTTTGTSHRVTGLQPDTTYTFTVRAKDAAGNESEASEAVRVKTEPGGEIRNGKLLIGYWHNFDNGSGFIRLRDVSDHYDVIHVAFAEPVGGSTSGNIGFAPYNHSKEAMKADIAFLQSQGKKVLISIGGEKGQVQLTTTQARDRFVQSVISIIEEYGFDGMDIDLEGHSLYLNPGDTDINRPTTPVITNLISAIRQIHHHFGDSFVLTMAPETFFVQVGYTHYGGNGNGVDNRAGAYLPVIHQLRDILSWLQVQHYNSGPVMALDNEYYHMGNADFHVAMAEMVLQGFPVGRNPDHVFPPLRPEQVVIGLPASVNAGNGYTSTQEVHKALDYLIQGKSFGGRYQLRNSNGYSAFRGLMTWSINWDRFNGFEFSDHHRAYLDRLP; encoded by the coding sequence ATGGGAGCAAAACGGACAAGTCCCCCACGGAAGATGGCGAGGAAGACAGTCGTATTTGCGCTGGTATTTACGTTGCTCTTGGGGATGATTCCGCTGCAAGTAAGCGCAGGGGCGACATGGCAGCCGGGAGTGGCTTACAGCAAAGGGGATCGGGTTACTTACCAGGGCAGTCTCTATGAATGCCTCCAGGCTCATACCTCGCAGGATGGATGGGAGCCGGATCGCGTGCCGGCGCTGTGGAAGGCAGTGGACGGAACTCCCGGAGAGGATCGGGAGGCCCCCAGCAGACCGACGGGCTTAACCGTCACGGCCAAGACAGATACGAGTGTGAGTCTGAGCTGGAACCCGTCACGGGACAACGTGGGTGTGACCGGATACGACATCGATCGGGACGATGTTCGGGCGGGAACGACGACGGGAACGTCCCACAGAGTGACGGGCTTACAGCCGGATACGACCTACACCTTTACCGTCCGGGCGAAGGATGCCGCCGGAAATGAGTCGGAAGCCAGCGAGGCGGTGAGAGTGAAGACGGAGCCCGGCGGGGAGATTCGCAACGGCAAACTTCTCATCGGGTATTGGCATAACTTTGACAACGGATCCGGGTTTATCCGTCTGCGGGATGTGTCTGACCATTATGATGTGATCCATGTTGCCTTTGCCGAACCGGTCGGCGGATCCACCAGCGGCAACATCGGCTTTGCGCCGTACAATCACAGCAAGGAAGCCATGAAAGCGGATATCGCTTTTCTGCAATCGCAAGGGAAAAAAGTGTTGATCTCCATCGGAGGGGAAAAAGGGCAGGTTCAGTTGACCACGACCCAGGCCCGGGATCGTTTTGTCCAATCCGTCATTTCCATTATCGAAGAATACGGATTTGACGGGATGGATATCGACTTGGAAGGACACTCGCTCTATCTGAACCCAGGGGATACGGATATCAACCGCCCCACCACCCCGGTGATCACCAACCTGATTTCAGCGATCCGTCAGATCCATCACCATTTTGGCGACTCCTTCGTCTTAACCATGGCACCGGAAACCTTTTTCGTGCAAGTAGGGTACACCCATTATGGCGGAAACGGCAATGGTGTGGACAACCGTGCCGGCGCTTATCTTCCGGTAATCCATCAGTTGCGGGACATTTTGTCCTGGCTGCAGGTCCAACATTACAATTCGGGCCCGGTGATGGCTTTGGACAATGAGTACTACCACATGGGGAATGCGGACTTCCATGTCGCCATGGCTGAAATGGTGTTGCAAGGCTTTCCCGTTGGCCGCAACCCGGATCATGTTTTCCCGCCTTTAAGGCCGGAGCAGGTGGTCATCGGTTTGCCTGCCAGCGTAAACGCAGGCAACGGTTATACCTCCACGCAAGAGGTACACAAAGCCCTAGACTACCTGATCCAAGGGAAATCCTTCGGAGGGCGGTATCAGCTCAGAAACAGCAATGGATACTCCGCTTTTCGAGGGTTGATGACGTGGTCGATCAACTGGGACCGATTTAATGGGTTTGAGTTTTCCGATCATCACCGTGCTTATCTGGATCGCCTGCCGTGA
- the ffh gene encoding signal recognition particle protein: MAFEGLSERLQSALAKLKGKGKVSEADVKAAMREVRLALLEADVNFKVVKNFVSQVSERAVGQEVLKSLTPGQQVIKVVNEELTQLMGGEQSRLQLVSKPAVIMMVGLQGAGKTTTAGKLAHHLRKQHNKRPLLVAGDVYRPAAIRQLEVLGKQVDLPVFSLGDKESPVKIAEEGLAHAKEEHHDVVIVDTAGRLHIDESMMDELKAIKEKVEPDEILLVVDAMTGQDAVNVAESFNREMDLTGVVLTKLDGDTRGGAALSVKAVTQCPVKFAGMGEKVDALEPFHPERMASRILGMGDVLTLIEKAQATVDEEKARDLERKMRSQQFTFEDFLDQLDQVRNMGPLDDLLGMMPGMGQAKGLKNLQVDEKHLTKAEAIIRSMTPRERREPEVINASRRKRIALGSGTTVQDVNRLIKQFQDMKKMMKQFHSMSKGKKKKGMGRFNFPFLS; this comes from the coding sequence ATGGCGTTTGAAGGGTTGTCCGAACGGCTGCAATCAGCCCTGGCCAAGCTGAAGGGCAAAGGAAAAGTGTCTGAGGCGGACGTAAAGGCCGCGATGCGGGAAGTCCGATTGGCCCTGTTGGAAGCCGACGTCAACTTTAAAGTGGTGAAAAACTTCGTCTCCCAGGTCAGCGAGCGGGCGGTGGGGCAGGAAGTGCTGAAAAGTCTCACCCCCGGCCAGCAAGTGATCAAAGTGGTGAACGAAGAGCTGACCCAGTTGATGGGCGGCGAGCAGAGTCGGCTTCAGCTCGTCTCCAAGCCTGCGGTGATCATGATGGTGGGCTTGCAGGGGGCGGGGAAAACGACCACCGCCGGCAAATTGGCTCACCATCTCCGCAAACAGCATAACAAACGGCCGCTGCTGGTGGCGGGGGATGTCTACCGGCCCGCCGCCATCCGTCAGCTGGAAGTGCTGGGGAAGCAGGTGGATTTGCCCGTTTTTTCTCTGGGCGATAAAGAAAGTCCGGTGAAAATCGCAGAAGAAGGGCTGGCGCATGCCAAAGAGGAACACCATGATGTGGTGATTGTGGATACCGCCGGTCGTCTCCACATCGATGAGTCGATGATGGACGAGTTGAAAGCGATCAAGGAAAAGGTAGAGCCGGATGAAATCTTGCTGGTTGTGGACGCCATGACCGGGCAAGATGCAGTCAACGTGGCCGAGAGCTTCAACCGCGAAATGGATTTAACCGGTGTGGTCTTGACCAAGTTGGACGGGGATACCCGCGGAGGCGCCGCCCTGTCGGTCAAAGCGGTGACCCAATGCCCGGTGAAATTTGCGGGGATGGGGGAGAAGGTGGATGCCTTGGAGCCCTTTCATCCCGAACGGATGGCTTCCCGCATCCTGGGCATGGGTGATGTACTCACCTTGATCGAAAAGGCGCAAGCGACGGTGGATGAAGAGAAAGCGCGGGACCTGGAGCGCAAGATGCGCAGCCAGCAGTTTACCTTTGAGGACTTTTTGGACCAGCTGGACCAGGTACGCAACATGGGTCCGCTGGACGACCTGCTGGGTATGATGCCTGGAATGGGGCAGGCCAAGGGGCTAAAAAACCTGCAGGTGGACGAAAAGCATCTGACCAAGGCGGAGGCGATCATCCGCTCCATGACCCCCCGGGAACGCCGGGAACCGGAAGTGATCAACGCCAGTAGACGCAAGCGGATCGCTCTGGGAAGCGGTACCACGGTACAGGATGTCAACCGTTTGATCAAGCAGTTTCAGGACATGAAGAAGATGATGAAGCAGTTCCATTCCATGTCCAAAGGCAAGAAGAAAAAAGGGATGGGACGTTTTAACTTCCCGTTTCTATCGTGA
- the rpsP gene encoding 30S ribosomal protein S16, translating to MAVKIRLKRMGAKKAPFYRLVVADSRAPRDGRFIEEIGYYNPLTQPAQVKIDEEKALKWLATGAQPSDTVKNLFRKEGLLKKVHEAKNQK from the coding sequence ATGGCAGTGAAAATTCGTCTGAAGCGGATGGGTGCCAAAAAAGCCCCTTTCTACCGCTTGGTGGTGGCCGATTCCCGTGCACCTCGTGACGGCCGCTTCATTGAGGAGATTGGATATTACAATCCGTTGACCCAACCGGCCCAAGTAAAAATCGATGAAGAAAAAGCCCTCAAATGGCTGGCTACTGGTGCCCAGCCGTCCGATACGGTGAAAAACCTGTTCCGGAAAGAAGGCTTGCTCAAAAAAGTGCATGAAGCCAAGAACCAAAAGTAA
- the lepB gene encoding signal peptidase I, translating into MSEFISRSTRRNRHNRESNEAWEWVQALAIAVVLALVIRSFIFSPFSVSGPSMLSTLHNGDLVIVNKVIYLFRDPEPGEVIVFHAPENRDYIKRVIAMPGQTVSAQNNVVRVDGASIDEPYIDEGNRTADFGPVEVPEGHVFVMGDNRMNSSDSRDNSLGTVPLDQVVGRADVVFWPLEDFSLLW; encoded by the coding sequence ATGAGTGAGTTCATCTCCCGTTCAACCAGACGCAACCGACATAACCGGGAAAGCAATGAAGCTTGGGAATGGGTGCAAGCCTTGGCCATTGCAGTGGTCTTGGCCTTGGTCATCCGGTCATTCATCTTTTCTCCCTTCAGTGTGTCTGGCCCCTCCATGCTCTCCACCCTGCACAACGGTGATTTGGTGATCGTAAACAAAGTGATTTATCTTTTCCGTGATCCGGAACCAGGTGAAGTGATTGTCTTTCATGCACCGGAAAACAGGGACTACATTAAACGTGTCATCGCGATGCCCGGTCAAACGGTCAGTGCCCAGAACAATGTGGTGCGTGTAGACGGGGCAAGCATCGATGAGCCTTACATAGACGAGGGGAACCGGACAGCGGATTTTGGTCCGGTGGAAGTGCCCGAAGGACATGTGTTTGTCATGGGTGACAACCGCATGAATTCCAGTGACAGTCGGGATAACAGTTTGGGTACGGTACCGTTGGATCAAGTAGTTGGAAGGGCGGATGTCGTTTTTTGGCCGCTTGAAGATTTCTCGTTACTGTGGTAG
- the ylqF gene encoding ribosome biogenesis GTPase YlqF, with the protein MTIQWFPGHMAKARRQVEEKIKQVDLVLELLDARLPLSSRNPLIDEVVKDKPRVILLTKSDLADPEATSVWSEAFRKDGVKVLPIDTLSGIGIKRIPAISRELVKEKLVRQAQKGIQHTRIRAMVLGVPNVGKSALINRLSGRSVAKTGDRPGVTRAQQWIKVGDGMELLDTPGILWPKFEDKKVGLRLAASGAIKEEILPIEEIGLYLLSRLGQYYPSNLKERYKLEDPSADGLVLLEEVGRRRGCMRRGGEVDLEKAAEVVLRDFRSGRLGRITLELPDEGGDYELESEGNGP; encoded by the coding sequence ATGACGATTCAGTGGTTTCCGGGTCATATGGCGAAAGCCCGGCGGCAAGTGGAAGAGAAAATAAAACAAGTGGATCTTGTACTGGAGCTGCTGGATGCCCGATTGCCGCTCTCCAGTCGCAATCCCCTCATCGATGAGGTGGTCAAGGACAAGCCGCGGGTCATTCTGCTTACCAAGAGTGATCTAGCAGACCCGGAAGCCACCTCTGTCTGGAGTGAGGCATTCCGGAAAGACGGTGTGAAAGTGCTGCCCATCGATACACTCAGCGGCATCGGCATCAAGCGGATCCCTGCCATCAGCCGGGAATTGGTAAAAGAAAAGCTTGTGAGACAAGCTCAAAAAGGCATTCAGCACACGCGGATTCGGGCAATGGTGCTGGGAGTCCCCAACGTAGGCAAATCCGCACTGATTAACCGGTTATCCGGACGCAGTGTGGCCAAAACCGGTGATCGTCCCGGCGTTACACGCGCTCAACAGTGGATCAAAGTGGGCGATGGAATGGAGTTGTTAGATACGCCTGGGATTTTGTGGCCCAAGTTTGAGGATAAAAAAGTGGGTTTGCGGTTGGCCGCAAGTGGCGCGATCAAGGAGGAAATCCTGCCGATCGAAGAGATTGGACTCTACCTGTTGTCTCGCTTGGGTCAATATTATCCTTCAAACCTAAAGGAACGCTATAAGCTGGAAGACCCCTCCGCCGACGGCCTCGTTTTGCTGGAAGAAGTGGGGCGTCGGCGAGGTTGCATGAGGCGGGGCGGTGAAGTCGACCTGGAAAAAGCGGCGGAAGTGGTTTTGCGGGATTTCCGTTCCGGTCGTTTGGGACGGATCACGTTGGAACTTCCCGATGAAGGGGGGGACTACGAACTTGAAAGTGAAGGGAACGGTCCGTGA